The genomic segment CCTGCGCGGGGGCGAGGGTGGCCAAAAGGCAGAGAGCGAGGAGGAGGCGCATGAGGAAAGGAGACGTGGGTCAAGCTAGGCGCAAGGACGGAGCGGGGACGTCTCAATCGTATGAGCATCGGTGACCCTCGCTCCTTGAGTGCGCGGCAGGGCCGTGTTATCGCTGGGGGTGCCTCCAACCTTAGCCACGATCATTTACCCCCTCATTGCCGCCCTTGTTTATGCCTTCGGGGCCTTGGTGCTAAAGCGATCCAGCGAGCTGGGGGTGGGGCTGTGGCGGACGACGTTTGTGGCGAATTTCATCGTGGCAGGCCTGTTTTCCCTGCTGTGGCTGCTGGGCGGGCCGCCGATCGAGAAGGAGCTGCTGTGGCAGCCGGGGGTGATCGCGATGTGCCTGTTTGTGGGGCAGATTTCGCAGTTCATCGCCCTGGAGAAGGGGGATGTATCGGTGGCGGTGCCGGTCTTTGGCCTGAAGGTGATTCTGGTGGCCTTTTTGACGCCGTTCATCATCGGTGAGGCGGTGGGTCTGAAGCTGTGGGGCGCAGCGCTGCTGAGTGTGATCGGCATTTCGTTTCTGAACAAGAAGGACCAGGGCAAACGGCCCCGTGGGCTGGGCATTACGCTGATTGCGGGTGGCGTGGGGGCGATCAGTTTTGCGGTGTTTGACGTGCTGGTGCAGAAGTGGGGCCCGCACTGGGGTGTGGGGCGGCTTTTGCCCTGCATTTTCTGGATCAATGCGCTGCTTTCCTGCGGGCTGGTCTTCCGCTTTTCCGCGCCGCTGAGCGCCATCCCGAAGCAGGCCTGGGGCTGGCTGACGGGCGGCTCCCTGCTGCTGGGCACGCAGAGCATCATCTTCGTGAGCACCCTGGCGGTGTATGGCAAGGCGACCTCCGCAAACATCATGTATGCCTCACGCGGGCTGCTGAGCGTGGCGCTGGTGTGGATGATCGGGCACTGGTTTGCCAATACGGAGCGGAATCTCGGCGCAGGCATTCTGCGCTGGCGGCTGGCAGGGGCGCTGATGATGATGAGCGCGATCGTGCTGGTGGTGGTGTGACCGAGGGGCCGGTGTGGCGATATCGTTTGTTAGGCGAAGGGATGAGGATGGATGTTTGACCTTTTTGTTAGCCTGAAATCCGGATCTCTTTTAGCCAGATCAATGAGCCTTTACCGGGAGACTTGAGGGTGGGCGGAGGTTCAGGGGCCGGGACTTGGCAAGTCCCGCTCCTTGGGGGGGTGAAGGGGAAGCTCGGGGCTTCAGACCCTGCGGCCAGACCATCCCGCGTGCGGGACGCAGGCAGCTACAAGACGTGGAGCGGCTTCAGTTCCACTTCACGAGTTCGACGCGGCGATTTTTGCTGCGGCCGTCTTCGCTGGCATTGGGAGCGGCGGGGCTGGCAAAGCTGCAGCCGAAGGGGAAGAGGCGCTGGGAGGAGATGCCGTAGCGACTGGTGAGGGCCTCCACCACGGCGGCGGCGCGGCGGTTGGAGAGGTCGCGGTTGAATTCGAACTCGCCGACATTGTCGGTATGGCCGACGATGAGGAGCTTGATAGAGCCGTCTTGGGTCATGAGCTTTTGAACCTCGGCCAGGGTGGTGTCGGACTCGGGCTTGAGGGTGGCCTTGTTGGTATCAAAGTAGATGCCGTAAAGGGCGACACGACCCGTGGTGGTGATCTGTTTTTCCATCTCGTCGGCCTTGACCATGACCATACGGTTTTGCAGCGCCTTGGTCTCGATGACGTCCACACGGGCGACGACGGTTCCGGCGAGGATGCCTTTTTCAGGGTCCTTCCAGGAGTCGGTGACGGCCGCGGCAAAGATGGTGACATAGACATCTCCAGCGCCGCCTTCGCCGGTCTTTTTCAGGGCGGTGTAACGGAAGTCATCGGCCCCGGGCAGGGTGTATTCCTGAAGGCCGTAGTCCTTTTCCGTCTGGTAAACGGCGGCGGCAAAACGGCCGTATCCATTGTCCAGGGTATTGGCTTCTTCCTGGGGTTTGCCATTGCTGGTGCCTTCGAAGAGGACTTCGAAGCCTTTTTCTTTCAGATCGGCCTGGTAGGAGCGCAGGCACTCGAGGGTGCTGGCATCGGCAGGCTCGCGGTAAAACAAAGTCGTGCGGGCACCTTCGGCCTCGATCTTTTTCCACTCTTTGGTCTTTTGCTCGCCGTAGTCAAAGATCACGGGCCCGAGGGCGACCTGGTGGGAATCGAACTTTTTGGTGGCGTAGTGGAGGATGATGGAACCCTCGATGCGCTTGAGCAGGGGGTGATCCTTCGCGCCCTCTTTGTCACGGGTGAATTCTGGGCTGATCTGGGCCTGGGCCAGACCCGAGACAAGGCCGCAAGCGACCACCAACGCCAACGAAAGAGAGGTCTTCATGTGAGAGGGCAATAAAGCGGTGGCGAGGGGGATGTCGAGATGAGTAAGTTTTTATAGTTCCAGGGCTGACTGAAACCTCCGGCTGGGAAAAGTGAAGCCGGGCTACGGGAAGCGGGCGCTTGAAAAGCCCGCCTGAACTTGGGGTGCCTATCAGCGGTTTCTTTATGTCGCCCCTATTTTTTCGCCCGGCGCTGGATTGCGCTGTGCAGGTGTGTATGATTCCCGTTCCCCCAACCCCCCCTCGCATTGTCCCCCCAACATTGCCCGGCAGCGTGCGCACCCCTGCGCCGATGTTTGGCGTGTGCCATCCCCCCTCTTGGCAGCATGCAACCGTCTCCATCCCCCACGTCCTTCTTTTTTCGCCCTCAGCTTCGTGCCCAGAAGCAGCCCCTCATTCTGAGGTGGCTGTCCTGTTTTCTGGCGGCCAGTCTGGGAGCAGCGACTTTGCAGTATGACAGCGATGGCACGGGCCCCATCACCGATGGCAATGCCAGCGGGTGGAATACGACGGCGACCAACAAGCCCTGGTACGACAGCGCCAGCATGACCTATCTGGCGTGGCCGAACACGAATGCGGACATCGCGGTCTTTGGCGGCGGCACTTCTGGAACGGCGGGCTCGGTGGCGGTGGGAAGTGTGATCGCCAACGGCATCATTTTTAACGCGCCCTTTGCCGGCAGCTACACGCTGAGCGGGGGAACCATCACGCTGGATGGAACAACGCCGACGATCACAGCGAATGTGAATGCGAGCATCACCTCTGCCCTGGCAGGCACGGTGGGCCTAACCAAAAATGGGACGGGCGTTTTGACTCTTTCAGGTGGGGCCGCGAATAACTATGGCGGCGGTACCTCTGTGCTGGCAGGGAACCTGACGATGGCGAAAACCGCCGGCATCAATGCCGTGGGCGGGGATGTGATCATCAATGGAGGAACGCTCATCTGGGGCGGAGCCAACCAGGTGCCGGATACGGTAAGCGTGACGCTGATCAGCGGTGGATTGCAAATCACCGGCAACACGGAAACGATCGCCAACCTCACGATCCAGGGCGGCAACAGCAATGCGAACACTTCCTCCAACGGCGGCCTTTTCACCATCACCAACACGCTGGCTATCAATGGCGCGGGCAGCCTGGGTTTAAACAGTGCTGGGCAATGGACCGTGAACAAGGCGGACTTTACCGGAGCAATAAGCGGAGTCTTCGGCATGACGGGGAATAGCAACACCCGCATCACCCAACTGAACATCGGCAGCGGTGGACTCATCCTCTCCGGGCAGAATCTAGCGATCAATAAAGGATCCACGGCTGCCGCGCTGGGAAGTGAGATCGTTTTTAATGGCGGCGTCACGGCCAGTGGCACCAACAACTTTAATACGGGCGGCACCTTTGGAGCATCCCGCGTGAGCCTGCCCATCATCAGCACCTGGGACATCACCGCAGGCACTACGAATATCAATGTGGCCACCATTGGCGTGGGGGGGCTCATTAAAACAGGTGTGGGAAACCTCGCCCTGACTGGCGCTGAAGCCAATACGCACACAGGGATGACGACGGTCTCAGGCGGCAGCCTGCTGTTAGGTAAAACCGCCGGAGTGAACGCTATCGCAGGCGACATCACCGTGGCCACAGGGGGCATCCTGGACTGGAATACGGCGAACCAGTTGGCCGATACCACTCACATTTTCCTCACCGGGGGCTCGCTGAAATTCGACAACCTGACGGAGACCTTTGCCAATCTGACCCAGACGGCGGGTACGGTGAACATCGGTGGCAATACGAACTCCGGCATCGTCAATATCACCGGCCTGCTGAGAGTCTCTGGAGGCAGCACCCTCAACCTCAACAGCGGTGCTGTGTGGACGGTGGGGGCGGCGGATTTCACGGGCTTCTCGGGCACGGTGGTTTCGCTCAACGGCAACAGCACGACGGGCCTGAACCAATTCATCATTGGCAGTGGCGGGCTGATCTTAACGGGGCAATCCATTAACCTGGCCAAAGGCACTGCGGTCGGGGCCTTTGGCAGTGAGCTGGCCATCCAAGGCAATGTCACGGCCAGTGGTACCAATTCCATCAATGCTGGAGCCAACACCGTCGGCGTCTCGCAGGTGAACCTGGGCGCGGCGGACCGCACCTGGAACATCACGAGTGGCACGACCTCCAGTAACTCCAGCGTGGTGAGCAGTGGCGGTGGTATCGTCAAAACGGGCAATGGCATCCTGGCCCTGAATGCGGCGAATACTTACACCGGCAATACGACCATCAATGGCGGTACAGTGCGCCTCGGAGCCTCCGGCAGCGTGGACAACTCGCCCGTGATCACGGTGGCGGCGGGGGCGACGTTTGATGGGGTGGCGGTGACGGGCGGTTACTCTGTCAAAAGCGGCCAGTTGCTTCAGGGCGGTGGCAGCGTGGCGGGAGCGTCCACGATCGCCAGCGGGGCGACGCTGGCCCCTGGGACCGTGAGCGGTGACTTCCTGCAGCGGCTCAGCTTTTCCAGCTCGCTGATCCTGGCGAGTGGCTCGCAAACACGGCTGCAGCTTTCCAGCAACAGCAGCGACTATGACCAGGTTTTTGTCACGGGTACTTTCACCCAGCAGACAGGCGGCCAGATCATCGTGGAGCCAGGCGACTTCGTGCCGGTGCTGGGGCAGAGCTTCAATCTTTTCGACTGGGGCACTCTGGGCTCCCTTTCGACCAATCTGGGCAGCAACTACCGCGATGGCAGCGATGACGACGCGACGGACCTGAACCTGCCCGACATTTCTGGCAGCGGGTACTTCTGGGACATCAGCCAGTTTGCGAGCAGCGGCATCATCATTGTGGCGATTCCCGAGCCTTCACGACTGCTGCTGCTGGGGTTTGCAGGGCTGGCCCTGCTGGGCCGTCGCCGTCGTTAACCGAGACTGTTTCAAAGGTTTCTCTGGGCTGTATCAACCATAACCAACAGTCAACAAACGCGACCGCCTGCCCGTGTCGAGAAGACCGGACAGGCGGGTTTTTTGTAAAGCATCACTGCCCGTCAAACATGCGGCCGATACCGCCGAGGACGGAGCCTTCACCGGTGGCCTTGCCGCCTGCGGAAGGGGCATTGGCGAGGATGCGGTCCGCCAGACGGGAGAAGGGCAGGCTTTGCAGCCAGACGGTGCCGTGACCCGTGAGGGTGGTGAGGAAGAGACCTTCGCCACCGAAGAACATGCTCTTCAAATTGCCCGCGCGCTCGATGTCATAGCTGATACCCTGAGTGAATGCGACGAGGCAGCCGGTATCCACACGCAGGGTTTCCCCGCGCATTTCTTTTTTGATGATGGTGCCGCCTGCATGGATGAAGGCCATGCCATCGCCTTTGAGACGCTGGAGGATGAATCCCTCCCCGCCGAAGAGACCCGCGCCGAAGCGTTTTTGGAAAGCGATGCCGACGGAGGTGCCATAGGCGGCGCAGAGAAAGGCATCCTTTTCACAGAGGATCTCGCCACCGTAGTCGGTGAGTTTCAGCGGGATGATTTTGCCCGGATAAGGGGCGGCAAAAGCCACGCGCTTTTTCCCGGCGTGAGCGCGGTTGGTGAAGTGGGTCATGAAGATGGACTCCCCGGTGAGCATGCGTTTGCCCACGGTTTTAAGGATGCCCATGAGACCACCGCTGGTGGCGGCAGAACCATCCCCCATCTTGGTTTCGAAGACGATGCCGTCCTCCATGTAGTTCATGCCGCCAGCTTCGGCGATGACGGTTTCGCCGGGGTCCAGTTCGACCTCGACGATCTGCATCTCATTGCCGTGGATCTCATAGTCCACATCATGGGCACGCATGCCACTGCTGCCCGAGATGGGCGGTGGACCTGGGATAGGAGGGGGGCCACCGACGGCACCGCGAAACAGGGCAGGGAGGGCCTGCTCTGCCCGGCTCCACTGGGCCTGGCCTTCGGTCCAGACGAGGGTCTCGGGACGGACGGCCCCGGAGGCGGCGAGGGATTGCAACTGTTCTTCAGTGACCTGATGGCGCTGACCTTCTGAATCGACGTAAAACCAAGGGTTCATAGGGGAATGGAACGGGATGGGCAGTATGAGCCCACGGCAGCCGAAGTGATGGGAACCCGGATGCCGTGGAGGTCTGGAAAATGAATCGCCGTTGCGAGGCGGCGATTACTCTTTGGCGGCTTTTTTGTCAGCCGTGCCGGTCTTTTTCTTGGTGACGACCTTGTGTTCGGCTGCGTTCTTTTTTTCCACCGGGAAGCCTGCCTTGGCATGGGCGACGATTTCCGCGAGAG from the Prosthecobacter algae genome contains:
- a CDS encoding DMT family transporter, with the protein product MPPTLATIIYPLIAALVYAFGALVLKRSSELGVGLWRTTFVANFIVAGLFSLLWLLGGPPIEKELLWQPGVIAMCLFVGQISQFIALEKGDVSVAVPVFGLKVILVAFLTPFIIGEAVGLKLWGAALLSVIGISFLNKKDQGKRPRGLGITLIAGGVGAISFAVFDVLVQKWGPHWGVGRLLPCIFWINALLSCGLVFRFSAPLSAIPKQAWGWLTGGSLLLGTQSIIFVSTLAVYGKATSANIMYASRGLLSVALVWMIGHWFANTERNLGAGILRWRLAGALMMMSAIVLVVV
- a CDS encoding OmpA family protein → MKTSLSLALVVACGLVSGLAQAQISPEFTRDKEGAKDHPLLKRIEGSIILHYATKKFDSHQVALGPVIFDYGEQKTKEWKKIEAEGARTTLFYREPADASTLECLRSYQADLKEKGFEVLFEGTSNGKPQEEANTLDNGYGRFAAAVYQTEKDYGLQEYTLPGADDFRYTALKKTGEGGAGDVYVTIFAAAVTDSWKDPEKGILAGTVVARVDVIETKALQNRMVMVKADEMEKQITTTGRVALYGIYFDTNKATLKPESDTTLAEVQKLMTQDGSIKLLIVGHTDNVGEFEFNRDLSNRRAAAVVEALTSRYGISSQRLFPFGCSFASPAAPNASEDGRSKNRRVELVKWN
- a CDS encoding beta strand repeat-containing protein; its protein translation is MQPSPSPTSFFFRPQLRAQKQPLILRWLSCFLAASLGAATLQYDSDGTGPITDGNASGWNTTATNKPWYDSASMTYLAWPNTNADIAVFGGGTSGTAGSVAVGSVIANGIIFNAPFAGSYTLSGGTITLDGTTPTITANVNASITSALAGTVGLTKNGTGVLTLSGGAANNYGGGTSVLAGNLTMAKTAGINAVGGDVIINGGTLIWGGANQVPDTVSVTLISGGLQITGNTETIANLTIQGGNSNANTSSNGGLFTITNTLAINGAGSLGLNSAGQWTVNKADFTGAISGVFGMTGNSNTRITQLNIGSGGLILSGQNLAINKGSTAAALGSEIVFNGGVTASGTNNFNTGGTFGASRVSLPIISTWDITAGTTNINVATIGVGGLIKTGVGNLALTGAEANTHTGMTTVSGGSLLLGKTAGVNAIAGDITVATGGILDWNTANQLADTTHIFLTGGSLKFDNLTETFANLTQTAGTVNIGGNTNSGIVNITGLLRVSGGSTLNLNSGAVWTVGAADFTGFSGTVVSLNGNSTTGLNQFIIGSGGLILTGQSINLAKGTAVGAFGSELAIQGNVTASGTNSINAGANTVGVSQVNLGAADRTWNITSGTTSSNSSVVSSGGGIVKTGNGILALNAANTYTGNTTINGGTVRLGASGSVDNSPVITVAAGATFDGVAVTGGYSVKSGQLLQGGGSVAGASTIASGATLAPGTVSGDFLQRLSFSSSLILASGSQTRLQLSSNSSDYDQVFVTGTFTQQTGGQIIVEPGDFVPVLGQSFNLFDWGTLGSLSTNLGSNYRDGSDDDATDLNLPDISGSGYFWDISQFASSGIIIVAIPEPSRLLLLGFAGLALLGRRRR
- a CDS encoding TIGR00266 family protein yields the protein MNPWFYVDSEGQRHQVTEEQLQSLAASGAVRPETLVWTEGQAQWSRAEQALPALFRGAVGGPPPIPGPPPISGSSGMRAHDVDYEIHGNEMQIVEVELDPGETVIAEAGGMNYMEDGIVFETKMGDGSAATSGGLMGILKTVGKRMLTGESIFMTHFTNRAHAGKKRVAFAAPYPGKIIPLKLTDYGGEILCEKDAFLCAAYGTSVGIAFQKRFGAGLFGGEGFILQRLKGDGMAFIHAGGTIIKKEMRGETLRVDTGCLVAFTQGISYDIERAGNLKSMFFGGEGLFLTTLTGHGTVWLQSLPFSRLADRILANAPSAGGKATGEGSVLGGIGRMFDGQ